From Streptomyces griseorubiginosus, one genomic window encodes:
- a CDS encoding CU044_5270 family protein encodes MSEAEDRLATAEWDLPPERHRHFKDVLMQQIDHDTQRAEQPSVRRRFARPAVLVPLVSAALAGVLFTTVTTGGHTPAAGTPGASATLNRIATAAMASDTIRVRDDQFVYVRSLERSNTGTFTGPVKLGALHTEERWTAQDSGRLRITGWLRSSGKDAVMPGQLIPVDATEPVPPGAGRPTYRWLASLPTDPDALLARLREEARPVEGESTDQAVFSLIGDLISGTVMPPANAAAFYRAAAKLPGVRVIPDAVDATGRHGIAITLDDTGFATRDEWIFDKRTLALLGSRFYITDPERGITTETLAGTSAVLETAVVDRKGEVPARAAAR; translated from the coding sequence ATGAGCGAGGCCGAGGACCGTCTGGCCACGGCGGAGTGGGACCTCCCGCCGGAGCGTCACCGTCACTTCAAGGACGTACTGATGCAGCAGATCGATCACGACACCCAGCGCGCCGAACAGCCTTCCGTACGACGCCGGTTCGCGCGGCCTGCCGTGCTGGTCCCGCTGGTCTCGGCGGCCCTGGCCGGAGTCCTGTTCACCACGGTCACGACCGGTGGGCACACCCCCGCCGCCGGGACCCCCGGCGCCTCCGCCACCCTCAACCGCATCGCCACGGCCGCGATGGCCAGCGACACGATCCGGGTGCGGGACGACCAGTTCGTGTACGTGCGGTCGCTGGAGCGCTCGAACACGGGGACCTTCACCGGGCCGGTCAAGCTCGGCGCGCTGCACACCGAGGAACGCTGGACCGCCCAGGACTCCGGACGGCTGCGGATCACCGGGTGGCTCAGGTCCAGCGGCAAGGACGCGGTCATGCCGGGGCAGCTCATCCCCGTCGACGCCACCGAGCCGGTGCCGCCGGGCGCCGGCCGCCCCACCTACCGCTGGCTCGCCTCCCTGCCCACCGACCCCGACGCCCTGCTCGCCCGGCTCCGCGAGGAGGCCAGGCCCGTCGAGGGCGAGTCGACGGACCAGGCGGTGTTCTCGCTGATCGGCGATCTGATCAGCGGCACGGTCATGCCGCCCGCCAACGCCGCCGCGTTCTACCGGGCGGCCGCGAAGCTCCCCGGGGTGCGGGTCATCCCGGACGCCGTCGACGCGACCGGCCGGCACGGCATCGCCATCACGCTCGACGACACCGGCTTCGCGACCCGCGACGAGTGGATCTTCGACAAGAGGACGCTGGCCCTGCTCGGCTCCCGCTTCTACATCACCGACCCGGAGCGCGGGATCACGACCGAGACGCTGGCCGGCACCAGTGCCGTGCTGGAGACCGCGGTGGTCGACAGGAAGGGCGAGGTGCCCGCACGGGCCGCCGCCCGCTGA
- a CDS encoding RNA polymerase sigma factor encodes MSETAAVEPSRARIRDGDRAAFGELYDLYARAVHNHALRLTGNWAEAEEAMSETFLAAWRTRETVDPEGGSLKPWLLGIATHKAYNANRGLRRRLAFLARSPEPRPVEDFAEETAGRIDDARRLALVHAALGRLKRQDREVFALCVSAGLDYRQAAEALGVPVGTVRSRLSRARARLARLSAEAEAEPRTARGGMESEAALAALFLKEETR; translated from the coding sequence GTGAGCGAAACAGCGGCGGTGGAACCGTCACGCGCGCGGATCCGGGACGGCGACCGGGCGGCCTTCGGGGAGTTGTACGACCTGTACGCGCGGGCCGTCCACAACCATGCCCTGCGGCTGACCGGGAACTGGGCGGAGGCCGAGGAGGCCATGTCGGAGACGTTTCTCGCCGCCTGGCGGACCCGGGAGACGGTGGACCCGGAAGGGGGCTCGCTCAAGCCCTGGCTGCTCGGGATCGCCACGCACAAGGCGTACAACGCGAACCGGGGACTGCGGCGGCGGCTCGCCTTCCTGGCCCGCAGTCCGGAGCCGCGGCCCGTCGAGGACTTCGCGGAGGAGACCGCGGGCCGGATCGACGACGCCCGCCGACTCGCCCTGGTGCACGCGGCGTTGGGGCGGCTCAAGCGGCAGGACCGTGAGGTGTTCGCGCTGTGCGTGTCGGCCGGCCTCGACTACCGGCAGGCCGCCGAGGCCCTGGGCGTGCCCGTCGGCACCGTGCGGTCCCGGCTGTCACGGGCCCGTGCCCGGCTCGCCCGGCTCAGCGCGGAGGCGGAGGCGGAACCCCGCACCGCCCGCGGAGGGATGGAGAGTGAGGCCGCGCTCGCGGCCCTGTTCCTGAAGGAGGAGACCCGATGA
- a CDS encoding type II CAAX endopeptidase family protein, whose translation MSVHAPVSTETRPVPHEPAGLRGSIRRNPLTWFFTLAFALSWAAWTPYVLSRNGLDVWQFTFPGGRAGSQLTGVLPGAYLGPIASALLVTAVTEGRAGLRTWRGRMLRFKVSWRWYLVVLLSVPAALTLASTVLAGRGPALPSAMILAAYLPGLLVQMITTGLAEEPGWREFAMPRMQRRYGPLTATLVVGVLWGCWHLPLFLTEWGGGPHVSWTVPAQFVAMTIAFSFVMTWVFNRSGESMPLVMLLHTGVNNYLSIAWTDMFPSLSEHDAARALLLAATGAALVLLAATRGRLGLPRR comes from the coding sequence GTGAGCGTCCACGCCCCCGTCAGCACCGAGACCCGACCGGTCCCGCACGAGCCCGCAGGGCTGCGCGGAAGCATCCGCCGCAACCCCCTGACCTGGTTCTTCACCCTGGCCTTCGCCCTGAGCTGGGCCGCCTGGACACCGTACGTCCTGTCCCGCAACGGCCTCGACGTCTGGCAGTTCACCTTCCCCGGCGGCCGTGCCGGCAGCCAGCTCACCGGCGTCCTGCCCGGCGCCTACCTCGGCCCGATCGCCTCGGCGCTCCTGGTCACCGCGGTCACGGAAGGACGCGCGGGCCTGCGGACCTGGCGGGGCCGGATGCTGCGGTTCAAGGTGAGTTGGCGCTGGTACCTGGTGGTGCTGCTCTCGGTACCGGCCGCCCTGACCCTCGCCTCCACCGTGCTGGCGGGCCGCGGCCCCGCGCTGCCGTCCGCGATGATCCTCGCCGCCTATCTGCCCGGACTGCTCGTCCAGATGATCACCACGGGTCTCGCGGAGGAGCCGGGCTGGCGGGAGTTCGCCATGCCGCGGATGCAGCGCCGCTACGGCCCCCTGACCGCGACCCTCGTCGTCGGCGTGCTGTGGGGCTGCTGGCACCTGCCGCTGTTCCTGACCGAGTGGGGCGGCGGACCGCATGTGTCCTGGACGGTGCCGGCGCAGTTCGTCGCGATGACGATCGCCTTCAGCTTCGTCATGACGTGGGTGTTCAACCGGTCCGGCGAGAGCATGCCGCTGGTCATGCTGCTGCACACCGGCGTCAACAACTACCTCTCGATCGCCTGGACGGACATGTTCCCCTCGCTGTCCGAGCACGACGCCGCGCGGGCCCTGCTGCTCGCGGCGACGGGCGCGGCCCTTGTCCTGCTGGCAGCGACACGGGGCCGGCTGGGACTGCCCAGGCGGTGA
- a CDS encoding response regulator transcription factor, whose amino-acid sequence MRIVIAEDDALLREGLALLLRAEGLDVVATAGTADGALDAVDTHKPDVAILDVRMPPTHTDEGVRAAVEARRRRPDLAVLVLSAYVEQSFATELLTGGVGGLGYLLKERVGRVEEFLDALHRVASGGTAIDPEVVAQLFTRSHQDARLERLSPRERDVLALMAEGLGNSAIAERLFVTDGAVHKHIRSIFAKLDLAPTDQVDRRVAAVLRYLEDARRTR is encoded by the coding sequence ATGCGGATCGTGATCGCCGAGGACGACGCCCTGCTGCGCGAGGGCCTCGCCCTGCTGCTGCGCGCCGAGGGACTGGACGTGGTCGCCACGGCCGGCACCGCCGACGGCGCGCTCGACGCCGTCGACACCCACAAGCCGGACGTGGCCATCCTCGACGTACGGATGCCGCCCACGCACACCGACGAAGGGGTCCGCGCGGCCGTCGAGGCCCGGCGGCGCAGGCCCGACCTCGCCGTCCTGGTGCTGTCCGCCTACGTCGAGCAGAGCTTCGCCACCGAGCTGCTGACCGGTGGCGTCGGCGGACTGGGCTATCTGCTCAAGGAACGGGTCGGCCGGGTCGAGGAGTTCCTCGACGCGCTGCACCGGGTCGCGTCCGGCGGCACCGCCATCGACCCCGAGGTCGTCGCCCAGCTGTTCACCCGCTCCCACCAGGACGCCCGGCTGGAACGGCTCAGCCCGCGCGAGAGGGACGTACTCGCCCTGATGGCCGAGGGACTGGGCAACAGCGCCATCGCGGAACGGCTGTTCGTGACCGACGGGGCCGTGCACAAGCACATCCGCAGCATCTTCGCGAAGCTCGACCTGGCGCCCACCGACCAGGTGGACCGGCGGGTGGCGGCGGTGCTGCGGTACCTGGAGGACGCGCGCCGGACCCGCTGA
- a CDS encoding sensor histidine kinase — protein sequence MTTADLKGLVVGTATTAAAALGQLVSGLGTAALAPFALLWLALPGGVRVLHALADMERARLARWGPEVVAPPRPPARLRAALTDPTTRRELRWLLRHLALGLPLGMLGFLLPLLAVRDTAFPLYWRLAPTDATATSIGIGVAHSWPDALAVGLLGVGWIAIILGLTPALARLQAGPGRRLLSAGPDADLSLRVAELTATRAAALDAHATELRRIERSLHDGTQNRIVTVTVLLGAARRMVARDPAGADELLERAQSAAEQALAELRTVSRSILPPVLADRGLAGALTGLAAESAVPCTVDVEVARRCAASVEATAYFAVAEALTNIAKHSGASRATVTVRAPGPRLLLRVTDDGRGGADEHGGSGLTGIRRRVAAHDGSLRLTSPAGGPTVMEVELPCGV from the coding sequence ATGACCACCGCCGATCTCAAGGGCCTGGTCGTGGGCACCGCGACGACCGCGGCCGCCGCGCTCGGCCAACTGGTCTCCGGACTCGGTACGGCCGCCCTCGCGCCGTTCGCGCTGCTGTGGCTGGCGCTGCCCGGCGGGGTGCGGGTGCTGCACGCCCTGGCGGACATGGAACGCGCCCGGCTGGCCCGCTGGGGCCCCGAGGTCGTCGCCCCGCCCCGGCCGCCCGCGCGGCTGCGGGCCGCTCTCACCGACCCCACCACCCGGCGCGAACTGCGCTGGCTGCTGCGGCACCTGGCGCTCGGGCTGCCGTTGGGCATGCTCGGCTTCCTGCTGCCGCTGCTCGCCGTACGGGACACCGCCTTCCCGCTGTACTGGCGGCTCGCCCCCACCGACGCGACCGCCACGTCCATCGGGATCGGCGTCGCGCACTCCTGGCCGGACGCCCTCGCCGTGGGCCTGCTCGGCGTCGGCTGGATCGCCATCATCCTGGGACTCACCCCCGCCCTGGCCCGCCTCCAGGCCGGCCCGGGACGCCGGCTCCTGTCGGCCGGTCCCGACGCCGACCTGTCCCTGCGGGTCGCCGAGCTGACCGCCACCCGGGCGGCCGCGCTCGACGCCCACGCCACCGAACTGCGGCGCATCGAGCGGTCGTTGCACGACGGCACCCAGAACCGGATCGTCACGGTGACCGTGCTGCTCGGGGCGGCCCGCCGGATGGTCGCCCGCGATCCGGCGGGCGCCGACGAACTCCTGGAGCGCGCCCAGTCCGCCGCCGAACAGGCACTGGCCGAACTGCGGACCGTCTCCCGCTCCATCCTGCCGCCGGTGCTCGCGGACCGGGGACTCGCGGGGGCGCTCACCGGGCTCGCCGCCGAGAGCGCGGTGCCGTGCACGGTCGACGTGGAGGTGGCGCGGCGGTGCGCGGCCTCCGTCGAGGCGACCGCGTACTTCGCCGTCGCCGAGGCGCTGACCAACATCGCCAAGCACAGCGGCGCGTCCCGGGCCACCGTCACGGTCCGCGCCCCGGGCCCGCGGCTGCTGCTGCGCGTCACGGACGACGGCCGGGGCGGCGCCGACGAGCACGGCGGCTCCGGCCTCACCGGCATCCGGCGCCGGGTGGCCGCCCACGACGGCAGCCTCCGGCTGACCAGCCCGGCCGGCGGTCCGACGGTGATGGAGGTGGAGCTGCCGTGCGGTGTGTGA
- a CDS encoding sugar ABC transporter substrate-binding protein, producing MRTVPSVMAVCVSALLLTSCGVGSSDTAVSPKKGDDITLGLLLPDRDTSRFDRFDYPLIKKEVATLTHGKGKVSYANAGASAKRQGEQFQKMVDDKVDVILVDAVDAAAIEPSVQKAKDAGIPVIAYDRLAQGPIDAYVSHDNELVGEVQGRSIVEALGDKAETSKIVMMNGSPADPNTALFEKGAHSELDGKVVIAKQYDTREWLPSVAKANMKAAIASVGLNNIAAVYSANDDMAGAVIDELKEAGATRIPPVTGQDATLAAVQRVVSGEQYMTVYKSFLLEATNAAQIAVYKIQGRDLQFDALIRDKVNSPTQDDIPSLLVPVVALTKDNIEQTVVKDGVYTVQQICTAQYAADCAEIGLK from the coding sequence ATGCGTACCGTCCCCTCCGTCATGGCCGTCTGCGTGTCGGCCCTTCTGCTCACTTCCTGCGGAGTCGGCAGCAGTGACACCGCGGTGAGCCCGAAGAAGGGCGACGACATCACCCTGGGACTGCTGCTGCCCGACCGGGACACCAGCCGTTTCGACCGGTTCGACTACCCCCTCATCAAGAAGGAGGTGGCGACCCTCACCCACGGCAAGGGCAAGGTCAGTTACGCCAACGCCGGGGCGAGCGCGAAGCGGCAGGGCGAGCAGTTCCAGAAGATGGTCGACGACAAGGTGGACGTGATCCTGGTGGACGCGGTCGACGCCGCGGCGATCGAACCGTCCGTCCAGAAGGCGAAGGACGCGGGCATCCCCGTCATCGCCTACGACCGGCTCGCCCAGGGCCCGATCGACGCCTACGTCTCGCACGACAACGAACTCGTCGGCGAGGTGCAGGGCCGGTCCATCGTCGAGGCGCTCGGCGACAAGGCCGAGACCAGCAAGATCGTGATGATGAACGGCTCACCCGCCGACCCCAACACCGCCCTGTTCGAGAAGGGCGCGCACAGCGAGCTCGACGGCAAGGTCGTCATCGCCAAGCAGTACGACACCCGCGAGTGGCTGCCCTCGGTCGCCAAGGCCAACATGAAGGCGGCGATCGCCTCCGTCGGCCTGAACAACATCGCCGCCGTGTACTCGGCCAACGACGACATGGCGGGCGCGGTCATCGACGAGCTCAAGGAGGCGGGGGCGACCAGGATCCCGCCGGTGACCGGGCAGGACGCGACCCTCGCCGCCGTGCAGCGGGTGGTGTCGGGCGAGCAGTACATGACCGTGTACAAGTCGTTCCTGCTGGAGGCGACCAACGCGGCGCAGATCGCGGTGTACAAGATCCAGGGCCGCGACCTGCAGTTCGACGCGCTGATCCGCGACAAGGTGAACAGCCCCACCCAGGACGACATCCCCTCGCTGCTGGTCCCGGTGGTCGCCCTGACCAAGGACAACATCGAGCAGACGGTAGTCAAGGACGGCGTCTACACCGTCCAGCAGATCTGCACCGCCCAGTACGCGGCGGACTGCGCGGAGATCGGGCTCAAGTAG
- a CDS encoding DUF4328 domain-containing protein has protein sequence MSENAVRPALRPASGSARLAVAGLGLAGAAWALRAVWHVRLAVAGEPASGPPDQGEGRHRPLNALENSYHLVSAAGDVLVVLCAAVFIGWLWRMRDNARALSGEPPRYAGIWVYASWVVPIVNLWFPRGIVADIHHRSAPGHKLPAVVNVWWALWLVGLVSGLGLTYDDSTDEIIARAYHGVTALLVGDLAMVGAAVAGILMVRTLTALTDRQLVHMGE, from the coding sequence ATGAGTGAGAACGCCGTCCGGCCCGCCCTGCGCCCCGCGAGCGGCTCCGCCCGGCTCGCCGTCGCCGGGCTCGGGCTCGCCGGTGCCGCCTGGGCGCTGCGGGCCGTGTGGCACGTCCGGCTCGCCGTGGCGGGGGAGCCCGCCTCCGGTCCGCCGGACCAGGGCGAGGGCCGGCACCGGCCGCTGAACGCGCTGGAGAACTCGTACCACCTGGTCAGCGCGGCCGGCGATGTCCTCGTGGTGCTGTGCGCGGCCGTGTTCATCGGCTGGCTGTGGCGGATGCGGGACAACGCGCGCGCCCTGTCCGGCGAGCCGCCGCGCTACGCCGGGATCTGGGTCTACGCCTCCTGGGTCGTGCCGATCGTCAACCTGTGGTTCCCGCGCGGCATAGTCGCCGACATCCATCACCGGAGCGCCCCGGGCCACAAGCTGCCCGCCGTCGTGAACGTGTGGTGGGCGCTGTGGCTGGTCGGCCTGGTCAGCGGTCTCGGGCTGACGTACGACGACAGCACCGACGAGATCATCGCCCGCGCCTACCACGGCGTGACCGCTCTGCTGGTCGGCGACCTCGCCATGGTGGGCGCGGCCGTCGCCGGAATCCTCATGGTCCGCACCCTCACCGCCCTCACCGACCGGCAACTTGTGCACATGGGCGAGTAG
- a CDS encoding class I SAM-dependent methyltransferase: protein MDEQRYDVWASGAAYDRYMGRWSRSVAREFTAWLGRPQGARWLDVGCGTGVLSSVVRERCRPGRVVGCDRSADFVRTARAAVVADARALPFPAGAFDVAVSGLTLNFVPEPAGAVAEMVRVVGPEGGVVAGYVWDYAERMGLLRRFWDTAAELDPAAAELDEGRRFPDCRPQPLHDLWTGAGLVDVLVRAIEVPTVFADFADLWGPFLAGQGPAPGYVGALAPAARDDLREALRTAVPTAPDGSISLWARAWAVRGRTG, encoded by the coding sequence ATGGACGAGCAGCGATACGACGTGTGGGCCTCCGGCGCCGCCTACGACCGCTACATGGGCCGCTGGAGCAGGTCGGTCGCGCGGGAGTTCACGGCCTGGCTGGGCCGTCCCCAGGGGGCGCGCTGGCTGGACGTGGGCTGCGGCACGGGGGTGCTGTCGTCGGTGGTGCGGGAGCGCTGCCGGCCCGGCCGGGTGGTGGGCTGCGACCGCTCCGCCGACTTCGTCCGTACGGCCCGGGCGGCGGTCGTGGCGGACGCGCGGGCCCTGCCGTTCCCGGCCGGCGCCTTCGACGTGGCCGTCAGCGGGCTCACCCTGAACTTCGTGCCGGAGCCCGCCGGGGCGGTCGCCGAGATGGTCCGCGTGGTCGGGCCGGAGGGCGGGGTGGTGGCCGGGTACGTGTGGGACTACGCGGAACGCATGGGCCTGCTGCGCCGCTTCTGGGACACGGCGGCCGAACTCGACCCGGCCGCGGCGGAGTTGGACGAGGGGCGCCGGTTTCCCGACTGCCGTCCCCAGCCGCTGCACGACCTGTGGACCGGCGCGGGACTGGTCGACGTGCTGGTCCGTGCGATCGAAGTCCCCACCGTCTTCGCCGACTTCGCCGACCTGTGGGGTCCCTTCCTGGCCGGCCAGGGCCCGGCACCGGGCTACGTCGGCGCGCTCGCCCCGGCCGCGCGGGACGACCTGAGAGAGGCCCTGCGTACGGCGGTCCCGACCGCCCCCGACGGCTCGATCTCACTCTGGGCGCGGGCGTGGGCGGTGCGGGGGAGGACGGGGTGA
- a CDS encoding DUF6479 family protein: MSTATFVLAATSSEVLNVVAAFAGGLFIAGALVWAVQFGMRVQDRELPRPRVEDHPHLPETGPIRELREMREPDELSDVTDGQERLMPYQLHPSSTRRGKDQHRKRWLPGSSGGFGSGGLGHV; this comes from the coding sequence ATGAGTACGGCGACCTTTGTACTGGCGGCCACGTCGAGCGAGGTGCTCAACGTCGTCGCCGCCTTTGCCGGTGGCCTGTTCATCGCCGGTGCACTGGTGTGGGCGGTGCAGTTCGGCATGCGGGTCCAGGACCGCGAACTGCCGCGGCCACGTGTGGAGGATCATCCCCACCTCCCGGAGACGGGACCGATCCGCGAGCTCCGGGAGATGCGGGAACCGGACGAGCTGTCGGACGTCACGGACGGGCAGGAACGGCTGATGCCCTACCAGCTCCATCCCTCATCAACCAGACGAGGAAAGGACCAGCACCGCAAACGCTGGCTCCCCGGCTCCAGCGGCGGCTTCGGCAGCGGCGGCCTCGGCCACGTGTGA
- a CDS encoding DUF7144 family membrane protein, protein MTQQPHATQPPAGERQHASAGMSPTSAPAPGFTPTEAAWASGGVVFAGVLMLMNGVLAIFQGISLLAEDNVWARVGDYVYKVSLTGWGVILLCLGALAAVTGAFILRGASWARMTGIFLASLSMIAQFLFLPYAPVWSVIMIGIDFFVIWALAVYRPAMRS, encoded by the coding sequence ATGACACAGCAACCGCACGCCACCCAGCCGCCCGCCGGCGAGAGGCAGCACGCCTCCGCCGGCATGTCCCCGACCTCGGCACCGGCCCCCGGGTTCACGCCCACCGAGGCCGCCTGGGCCTCCGGCGGGGTCGTCTTCGCCGGTGTGCTGATGCTGATGAACGGCGTCCTGGCGATCTTCCAGGGCATTTCCCTGCTCGCCGAGGACAACGTCTGGGCCCGGGTCGGTGACTACGTCTACAAGGTCAGCCTCACCGGGTGGGGCGTGATCCTGCTCTGCCTGGGCGCGCTCGCCGCGGTCACCGGCGCGTTCATCCTCCGGGGCGCGTCCTGGGCCCGGATGACCGGTATCTTCCTGGCCTCGCTGAGCATGATCGCCCAGTTCCTCTTCCTGCCCTACGCCCCGGTCTGGTCGGTCATCATGATCGGCATCGACTTCTTCGTCATCTGGGCCCTCGCGGTGTACCGCCCGGCGATGCGCAGCTGA
- a CDS encoding DUF6445 family protein: protein MSMPQQRSLPVLPYRKPTKGRDYWVIDDVLPDVDAVRERCLAKDDWVKGHPYTSETWPGLRTMPGLEPAELARVEGLVRKATGASRLWVQRAPGGGTLNHNCVQVVGQGESEPRPHTDSRALCRYAAVLYLNPGVPKDCGTSFYRQSMPGGRLGGNVVQAPHNNLVEALGTRFVAPDAFEEDVRVPHKYNRLLLYNANLVHSATGYHGTTLAEKRMTAVFFWMA, encoded by the coding sequence ATGTCCATGCCACAACAGCGGTCGCTGCCCGTTCTCCCCTACCGCAAGCCCACCAAGGGCCGCGACTACTGGGTGATCGACGACGTGCTCCCGGACGTCGACGCCGTACGGGAACGGTGTCTCGCGAAGGACGACTGGGTGAAGGGACATCCGTACACCTCGGAGACCTGGCCCGGGCTGCGGACCATGCCGGGGCTCGAACCGGCCGAGCTGGCACGGGTGGAGGGGCTGGTGCGGAAGGCCACGGGGGCGTCCAGGCTGTGGGTGCAGCGGGCGCCCGGCGGAGGCACCCTCAACCACAACTGCGTCCAGGTGGTGGGGCAGGGGGAGAGCGAGCCCCGGCCGCACACCGACTCCCGGGCGCTGTGCCGGTACGCAGCCGTGCTGTACCTCAACCCGGGCGTCCCGAAGGACTGCGGCACCAGCTTCTACCGGCAGTCCATGCCCGGCGGGCGGCTCGGCGGCAACGTCGTGCAGGCCCCGCACAACAACCTCGTCGAGGCGCTCGGCACGCGGTTCGTCGCGCCGGACGCCTTCGAGGAGGACGTCCGGGTGCCGCACAAGTACAACCGGCTGCTGCTGTACAACGCCAACCTCGTGCACAGCGCGACCGGTTACCACGGCACGACGCTCGCGGAGAAGCGGATGACGGCGGTCTTCTTCTGGATGGCGTGA
- a CDS encoding DUF4142 domain-containing protein → MGTLFVGGALTLTLGALAYPSMLGVSQASTAQDRIIAQTQWGPLTELDRDFVVKVRAAGLWEYPLGEVALQKGTTPEVKEAGRHLIDGHAALDAACRKIAPMLNITIPNVASPQQVGFVNTIESSNGQQFDTNFANILRVTHGSIFNTISKVRSTTKNSLVRSLADMANDTVLDHMTVMEKTGFVNFDQALFMQTTPPKLPDTDLTPPAPQPGAPMVVLTPPPNPTSTPLAVPGENANGGATPAAGASPSPTIG, encoded by the coding sequence ATGGGAACGCTGTTCGTAGGCGGAGCCCTCACCTTGACCCTGGGCGCACTCGCGTACCCGTCCATGCTGGGTGTGAGCCAGGCGTCCACCGCACAGGACAGAATCATCGCGCAGACGCAGTGGGGGCCGCTGACCGAGCTGGACCGGGACTTCGTCGTCAAGGTGCGCGCGGCGGGTCTGTGGGAGTACCCGCTGGGCGAGGTCGCCCTCCAGAAGGGCACCACCCCGGAGGTGAAGGAGGCCGGACGGCACCTCATCGACGGCCACGCGGCCCTGGACGCGGCCTGCCGCAAGATCGCACCGATGCTCAACATCACCATCCCGAACGTGGCGAGCCCCCAGCAGGTCGGCTTCGTGAACACGATCGAGTCGAGCAACGGCCAGCAGTTCGACACGAACTTCGCCAACATCCTGCGGGTGACGCACGGTTCGATCTTCAACACGATCTCGAAGGTCCGCTCCACCACCAAGAACTCACTGGTGCGGTCGCTGGCCGACATGGCCAACGACACGGTGCTCGACCACATGACGGTCATGGAGAAGACCGGCTTCGTCAACTTCGACCAGGCCCTGTTCATGCAGACCACCCCGCCGAAGCTGCCCGACACCGACCTGACCCCGCCGGCCCCGCAGCCCGGCGCGCCGATGGTCGTACTGACCCCGCCGCCGAACCCGACGTCCACCCCGCTCGCGGTCCCCGGCGAGAACGCGAACGGCGGGGCCACCCCGGCCGCGGGCGCGAGCCCGTCGCCGACGATCGGCTAG